In Ovis canadensis isolate MfBH-ARS-UI-01 breed Bighorn chromosome 11, ARS-UI_OviCan_v2, whole genome shotgun sequence, one genomic interval encodes:
- the TMEM94 gene encoding transmembrane protein 94 isoform X2, with protein MLFKRAELWTAPQGKGGKGEPPLALGLSTRKALSILKEQLEAVLDGHLKERKKCLTWKEMWRSSFLHHGNRCSCFHWPGASLMLLAALLLLACCGGQPAGSRGVELGNACALFLLLLLNLILTGRQDRLKRREVERRLRGVIGQIQDALRDGKEVKWPDAMYPDLHMPFAPSWSLHWAYRDGHLVNLPVSLLVEGDIIALRPGQESFASLRGIKDDEHIVLEPGDLFPPFSPPPSPRGEVKKGPQNPQQHRLFRVLETPVIDNIRWCLDMALSRPVTALDNERFTVQSVMLRYAVPVVLASFLITNALRFMLNAPGVTTWQYTLLQLQVNGVLPILPLLFPVLWVLATACGEARVLAQMSKASPSSLLAKFSEDTLSSYTEAVSPQEMLRCIWGHFLRVIQGTSPTLSHSSSLLHSLGSVTVLCCVDKQGILSWPNPSPETVLFFSGKVEPPHSSHEDLTDDLSTRSFCHPEVEEEPHERDALLAGSLNVPLHLSNEQERSGNWPGDGPKAPEPHPHRRAHSRSKHLSGSSVSFSRDTEGGEDDDPCKTQHRLEGEPYEAEDFVCDYHLEMLSLSQDQQNPSCIQFDDSNWQLHLTSLKPLGLNVLLNLCDASVTERLCRFSDHLCNVALQESRSAVLPVRVPWGLCELARLIGFTPGAKELFTQGNHLALYRLPSAETMKETSLGRLSCVTKRRPPLSHMISLFIKDTTTSTEQMLSHGTADVVLEACTDFWDGADIYPLSGSDRKKVLDFYQRACLSGYCSAFAYKPMSCALSSQLNGKCIELVQAPGQNSIFTTCELPSTIPIKLSARRGSWSSDGIGEVLEKEDCMQALSGQIFMGMVSSQYQARLDIVRLIDGLVNACIRFVYFSLEDELKSKVFAEKMGLETGWNCHISLTPNGDMPGSEIPPSSPSHAGSLHDDLNQASRDDAEGLLLMEEEGHSDLISFQPTDSDLPSFLEDCNRAKLPRGIHQVRPHLQNIDNVPLLVPLFTDCTPETMCEMIKIMQEYGEVTCCLGSSANLRNSCLFLQSDVSIALDPLYPSRCSWETFGYATSTSMAQASDGLSPLQLSGQLNSLPCSLTFRQEETISIIRLIEQARHATYGIRKCFLFLLQCQLTLVVIQFLSCLVQLPPILSTTDILWLSCFCYPLLSISLLGKPPHSSIMSMATGKNLQSIPKKTQHYFLLCFLLKFSLTISSCLICFAFTLQSFCDRSRARNLTNCSSIMLPSHADAAPAWFRDFANGLLSAQKLAAALIVLHTVFISITHVHRTKPLWRKSPLTNLWWAVTVPVVLLGQVAQTAVDLQLWTHRDSRVHFGLEDVPLLTWLLGCLSLVLVVVTNEVVKLHEIRVRVRYQKRQKLQFETKLGMNSPF; from the exons GGCGAGCCGCCCTTGGCCCTGGGCCTGTCCACCCGGAAGGCCCTCAGCATTCTGAAGGAACAGCTGGAGGCAGTGCTGGACGGACACCTGAAGGAGCGGAAGAAATGTCTCACGTGGAAG GAGATGTGGAGAAGCAGCTTCTTGCACCATGGGAACCGCTGCTCCTGTTTCCATTGGCCGGGCGCCTCACTCATGCTCCTGGCCGCGCTCTTGCTGCTCGCTTGCTGCGGGGGCCAGCCGGCCGGCAG CCGCGGGGTGGAGCTGGGGAACGCCTGCGCGCTCTTCCTCCTGCTGCTCCTCAACCTCATCCTCACTGGGCGGCAAGACCGGCTGAAGCGTCGGGAGGTAGAACGGAGACTACGGGGCGTCATTGGCCAAATCCAAG ATGCCCTCAGGGATGGCAAGGAGGTCAAGTGGCCAGATGCCATGTACCCAGACCTCCACATGCCGTTCGCACCATCCTGGTCTCTGCACTGGGCCTATAGAGATGGACATCTCGTCAACCTGCCGGTCAGCCTGCTGGTAGAAGGAGACATCATAGCTCTGAGGCCGGGCCAGGAATCCTTTGCTTCCCTGCGGGGCATCAAG GACGACGAGCACATCGTCTTGGAGCCGGGAGACCTGTTCCCCCCTTTCTCGCCGCCCCCGTCCCCCCGGGGAGAAGTGAAGAAAGGGCCGCAGAACCCCCAGCAGCACCGGCTCTTCCGTGTCCTTGAGACCCCCGTGATCGACAACATCAG GTGGTGCCTGGACATGGCCCTGTCCCGCCCGGTGACCGCTCTGGACAACGAGAGGTTCACGGTGCAGTCGGTGATGCTGCGCTACGCGGTGCCCGTGGTCCTG GCCAGCTTCCTCATCACCAATGCCCTGCGCTTCATGCTGAATGCCCCGGGTGTCACCACCTGGCAATATACCCTCCTCCAGCTGCAG GTGAATGGCGTCCTGCCCATCCTCCCCCTGCTCTTCCCGGTCCTCTGGGTCCTGGCAACCGCCTGTGGAGAAGCCCGTGTCCTGGCCCAGATGAGCAAGGCCTCCCCCAGCTCCCTG CTGGCCAAGTTCTCAGAGGACACTCTCAGCAGCTATACGGAAGCCGTGTCCCCTCAG GAGATGCTGCGCTGCATTTGGGGCCACTTCCTGCGGGTGATCCAGGGGACGTCGCCCACACTGAGCCACAGCTCCAGCTTGCTGCACAGCCTGGGCTCCGTCACG GTCCTGTGCTGTGTGGACAAACAGGGGATCCTGTCGTGGCCCAACCCTAGCCCGGAGACCGTGCTGTTCTTCAGCGGGAAGGTGGAGCCCCCACACAGCAGCCACGAGGACCTCACGGACGACCTGTCCACCCGCTCCTTCTGCCATCccgaggtggaggaggag CCCCACGAACGCGACGCCCTCCTGGCCGGCTCCCTGAACGTCCCCCTGCACCTTTCCAATGAGCAGGAGCGCAGCGGCAACTGGCCAGGCGACGGTCCCAAGGCGCCCGAGCCCCACCCTCACCGCCGGGCACACAGCCGCAGCAAACACCTGTCTGGCTCCAGCGTGAGCTTCAGCAGGGACACTGAAGGCGGCGAAGATGACGACCCCTGCAAG ACCCAGCACAGGCTGGAGGGGGAGCCCTACGAAGCCGAGGACTTCGTGTGTGACTACCACCTGGAGATGCTCAGCCTGTCCCAGGACCAGCAGAACCCCTCCTGCATCCAGTTTGATGACTCCAACTGGCAGCTGCACCTCACCTCGCTCAAGCCGCTGGGCCTCAATGTGCTGCTGAACCTGTGCGACGCCAGCGTCACTGAGCGGCTCTGCCGGTTCTCAGACCACCTGTGCAACGTCGCCCTGCAGGAGAGCCGCAGCGCTGTGCTGCCCGTGCGCGTGCCCTGGGGCCTCTGCGAGCTCGCCCGCCTCATCG GCTTCACTCCCGGGGCCAAGGAGCTCTTCACGCAGGGGAACCACCTCGCACTCTACCGTCTCCCCAGTGCTGAGACCATGAAGGAGACCTCGCTGGGGAGGCTGTCCTGCGTCACCAAGCGGCGGCCCCCACTCAGCCACATGATCAGCCTCTTCATCAAGGACACCACCACGA GCACAGAGCAGATGCTGTCCCACGGCACAGCCGACGTGGTCTTGGAGGCCTGCACAGACTTCTGGGACGGAGCTGACATCTACCCTCTTTCGGGTTCCGATAG AAAGAAAGTGCTGGATTTCTACCAGCGAGCCTGTCTGTCTGGTTACTGCTCTGCCTTCGCCTACAAGCCCATGAGCTGTGCCCTGTCCTCCCAGCTCAATGGCAAGTGCATCGAGCTGGTGCAGGCGCCCGGCCAGAACAGCATCTTCACCACGTGTGAGCTGCCCAGCACCATTCCCATCAAGCTGAGCGCCCGCCGCGGCAGCTGGAGCTCAGACG GGATCGGggaggtgctggagaaggaagACTGCATGCAGGCCCTGAGCGGCCAGATCTTCATGGGCATGGTGTCCTCCCAGTACCAGGCCCGCCTGGACATTGTGCGCCTCATCGACGGGCTGGTCAATGCCTGCATCCGCTTCGTCTACTTCTCGTTGGAGGATGAGCTCAAAAGCAAG GTGTTTGCGGAGAAGATGGGCCTGGAGACGGGCTGGAATTGCCACATCTCCCTCACGCCCAATGGTGACATGCCCGGCTCCGAGATCcccccctccagccccagccacGCTGGCTCCCTGCATGATGACCTGAACCAGG CGTCCCGAGACGACGCGGAAGGACTCCTTCTAATGGAGGAGGAGGGTCACTCGGACCTCATTAGCTTCCAGCCCACGGACAGCGACCTCCCCAGCTTCCTGGAAGACTGCAATCGG GCCAAGCTGCCCCGGGGCATCCACCAGGTGCGGCCCCACCTGCAGAACATCGACAACGTGCCCCTGCTGGTGCCCCTGTTCACCGACTGCACCCCCGAGA CCATGTGTGAGATGATCAAGATCATGCAGGAGTACGGGGAGGTGACCTGCTGCCTGGGCAGCTCCGCCAACCTGCGGAACAGCTGCCTCTTCCTCCAGAGCGATGTCAG CATCGCCCTGGACCCCCTGTACCCATCCCGCTGCTCCTGGGAGACCTTCGGCTACGCCACCAGCACCAGCATGGCCCAGGCTTCGGATGGCCTTTCCCCTCTGCAGCTCTCAGGGCAGCTCAACAGCCTGCCCTGCTCGCTGACCTTCCGCCAGGAGGAAACCATCAGCATCATCCGGCTCATCGAGCAG GCCCGGCACGCCACCTACGGCATCCGCAAGTGCTTCCTCTTCCTGCTGCAGTGCCAGCTGACGCTTGTGGTCATCCAG TTCCTCTCTTGCCTCGTCCAGCTGCCGCCAATCCTGAGCACCACCGACATCCTGTGGCTGTCCTGTTTTTGCTACCCTCTGCTCAG CATCTCTCTGCTGGGAAAGCCCCCACATAGCTCCATCATGTCTATGGCAACGGGGAAGAACCTTCAGTCCATTCCTAAGAAG ACCCAGCACTACTTCCTGCTGTGCTTCTTGCTGAAGTTCAGCCTCACCATCAGCTCGTGCCTCATCTGCTTTGCCTTCACACTGCAGAGCTTTTGCGACAGGTCTCGGGCCCGCAACCTCACCAACTGCTCCTCCATCATGCTGCCCAG CCACGCCGACGCAGCCCCAGCCTGGTTTCGTGACTTCGCCAACGGGCTGCTGTCGGCTCAGAAACTCGCCGCTGCCCTGATTGTCCTACACACTG TCTTCATCTCCATCACCCACGTGCACCGCACCAAGCCCCTGTGGAGGAAGAGCCCCCTGACGAACCTGTGGTGGGCCGTGACCGTGCCCGTGGT GCTGCTGGGGCAGGTGGCCCAGACGGCAGTGGACCTGCAGCTGTGGACACACAGGGACAGCCGTGTCCACTTCGGCCTGGAGGACGTGCCTCTGCTGACGTGGCTCCTGGGCTGCCTGTCCCTGGTCCTCGTGGTGGTCACCAATGAGGTCGTGAAGCTGCACGAGATCCG GGTCCGCGTCCGCTACCAGAAGCGACAGAAGCTGCAGTTTGAAACTAAGCTGGGCATGAACTCTCCCTTCTGA
- the TMEM94 gene encoding transmembrane protein 94 isoform X8, with product MWRSSFLHHGNRCSCFHWPGASLMLLAALLLLACCGGQPAGSRGVELGNACALFLLLLLNLILTGRQDRLKRREVERRLRGVIGQIQDALRDGKEVKWPDAMYPDLHMPFAPSWSLHWAYRDGHLVNLPVSLLVEGDIIALRPGQESFASLRGIKDDEHIVLEPGDLFPPFSPPPSPRGEVKKGPQNPQQHRLFRVLETPVIDNIRWCLDMALSRPVTALDNERFTVQSVMLRYAVPVVLASFLITNALRFMLNAPGVTTWQYTLLQLQVNGVLPILPLLFPVLWVLATACGEARVLAQMSKASPSSLLAKFSEDTLSSYTEAVSPQEMLRCIWGHFLRVIQGTSPTLSHSSSLLHSLGSVTVLCCVDKQGILSWPNPSPETVLFFSGKVEPPHSSHEDLTDDLSTRSFCHPEVEEEPHERDALLAGSLNVPLHLSNEQERSGNWPGDGPKAPEPHPHRRAHSRSKHLSGSSVSFSRDTEGGEDDDPCKTQHRLEGEPYEAEDFVCDYHLEMLSLSQDQQNPSCIQFDDSNWQLHLTSLKPLGLNVLLNLCDASVTERLCRFSDHLCNVALQESRSAVLPVRVPWGLCELARLIGFTPGAKELFTQGNHLALYRLPSAETMKETSLGRLSCVTKRRPPLSHMISLFIKDTTTSTEQMLSHGTADVVLEACTDFWDGADIYPLSGSDRKKVLDFYQRACLSGYCSAFAYKPMSCALSSQLNGKCIELVQAPGQNSIFTTCELPSTIPIKLSARRGSWSSDEGIGEVLEKEDCMQALSGQIFMGMVSSQYQARLDIVRLIDGLVNACIRFVYFSLEDELKSKVFAEKMGLETGWNCHISLTPNGDMPGSEIPPSSPSHAGSLHDDLNQASRDDAEGLLLMEEEGHSDLISFQPTDSDLPSFLEDCNRAKLPRGIHQVRPHLQNIDNVPLLVPLFTDCTPETMCEMIKIMQEYGEVTCCLGSSANLRNSCLFLQSDVSIALDPLYPSRCSWETFGYATSTSMAQASDGLSPLQLSGQLNSLPCSLTFRQEETISIIRLIEQARHATYGIRKCFLFLLQCQLTLVVIQFLSCLVQLPPILSTTDILWLSCFCYPLLSISLLGKPPHSSIMSMATGKNLQSIPKKTQHYFLLCFLLKFSLTISSCLICFAFTLQSFCDRSRARNLTNCSSIMLPSHADAAPAWFRDFANGLLSAQKLAAALIVLHTVFISITHVHRTKPLWRKSPLTNLWWAVTVPVVLLGQVAQTAVDLQLWTHRDSRVHFGLEDVPLLTWLLGCLSLVLVVVTNEVVKLHEIRVRVRYQKRQKLQFETKLGMNSPF from the exons ATGTGGAGAAGCAGCTTCTTGCACCATGGGAACCGCTGCTCCTGTTTCCATTGGCCGGGCGCCTCACTCATGCTCCTGGCCGCGCTCTTGCTGCTCGCTTGCTGCGGGGGCCAGCCGGCCGGCAG CCGCGGGGTGGAGCTGGGGAACGCCTGCGCGCTCTTCCTCCTGCTGCTCCTCAACCTCATCCTCACTGGGCGGCAAGACCGGCTGAAGCGTCGGGAGGTAGAACGGAGACTACGGGGCGTCATTGGCCAAATCCAAG ATGCCCTCAGGGATGGCAAGGAGGTCAAGTGGCCAGATGCCATGTACCCAGACCTCCACATGCCGTTCGCACCATCCTGGTCTCTGCACTGGGCCTATAGAGATGGACATCTCGTCAACCTGCCGGTCAGCCTGCTGGTAGAAGGAGACATCATAGCTCTGAGGCCGGGCCAGGAATCCTTTGCTTCCCTGCGGGGCATCAAG GACGACGAGCACATCGTCTTGGAGCCGGGAGACCTGTTCCCCCCTTTCTCGCCGCCCCCGTCCCCCCGGGGAGAAGTGAAGAAAGGGCCGCAGAACCCCCAGCAGCACCGGCTCTTCCGTGTCCTTGAGACCCCCGTGATCGACAACATCAG GTGGTGCCTGGACATGGCCCTGTCCCGCCCGGTGACCGCTCTGGACAACGAGAGGTTCACGGTGCAGTCGGTGATGCTGCGCTACGCGGTGCCCGTGGTCCTG GCCAGCTTCCTCATCACCAATGCCCTGCGCTTCATGCTGAATGCCCCGGGTGTCACCACCTGGCAATATACCCTCCTCCAGCTGCAG GTGAATGGCGTCCTGCCCATCCTCCCCCTGCTCTTCCCGGTCCTCTGGGTCCTGGCAACCGCCTGTGGAGAAGCCCGTGTCCTGGCCCAGATGAGCAAGGCCTCCCCCAGCTCCCTG CTGGCCAAGTTCTCAGAGGACACTCTCAGCAGCTATACGGAAGCCGTGTCCCCTCAG GAGATGCTGCGCTGCATTTGGGGCCACTTCCTGCGGGTGATCCAGGGGACGTCGCCCACACTGAGCCACAGCTCCAGCTTGCTGCACAGCCTGGGCTCCGTCACG GTCCTGTGCTGTGTGGACAAACAGGGGATCCTGTCGTGGCCCAACCCTAGCCCGGAGACCGTGCTGTTCTTCAGCGGGAAGGTGGAGCCCCCACACAGCAGCCACGAGGACCTCACGGACGACCTGTCCACCCGCTCCTTCTGCCATCccgaggtggaggaggag CCCCACGAACGCGACGCCCTCCTGGCCGGCTCCCTGAACGTCCCCCTGCACCTTTCCAATGAGCAGGAGCGCAGCGGCAACTGGCCAGGCGACGGTCCCAAGGCGCCCGAGCCCCACCCTCACCGCCGGGCACACAGCCGCAGCAAACACCTGTCTGGCTCCAGCGTGAGCTTCAGCAGGGACACTGAAGGCGGCGAAGATGACGACCCCTGCAAG ACCCAGCACAGGCTGGAGGGGGAGCCCTACGAAGCCGAGGACTTCGTGTGTGACTACCACCTGGAGATGCTCAGCCTGTCCCAGGACCAGCAGAACCCCTCCTGCATCCAGTTTGATGACTCCAACTGGCAGCTGCACCTCACCTCGCTCAAGCCGCTGGGCCTCAATGTGCTGCTGAACCTGTGCGACGCCAGCGTCACTGAGCGGCTCTGCCGGTTCTCAGACCACCTGTGCAACGTCGCCCTGCAGGAGAGCCGCAGCGCTGTGCTGCCCGTGCGCGTGCCCTGGGGCCTCTGCGAGCTCGCCCGCCTCATCG GCTTCACTCCCGGGGCCAAGGAGCTCTTCACGCAGGGGAACCACCTCGCACTCTACCGTCTCCCCAGTGCTGAGACCATGAAGGAGACCTCGCTGGGGAGGCTGTCCTGCGTCACCAAGCGGCGGCCCCCACTCAGCCACATGATCAGCCTCTTCATCAAGGACACCACCACGA GCACAGAGCAGATGCTGTCCCACGGCACAGCCGACGTGGTCTTGGAGGCCTGCACAGACTTCTGGGACGGAGCTGACATCTACCCTCTTTCGGGTTCCGATAG AAAGAAAGTGCTGGATTTCTACCAGCGAGCCTGTCTGTCTGGTTACTGCTCTGCCTTCGCCTACAAGCCCATGAGCTGTGCCCTGTCCTCCCAGCTCAATGGCAAGTGCATCGAGCTGGTGCAGGCGCCCGGCCAGAACAGCATCTTCACCACGTGTGAGCTGCCCAGCACCATTCCCATCAAGCTGAGCGCCCGCCGCGGCAGCTGGAGCTCAGACG AAGGGATCGGggaggtgctggagaaggaagACTGCATGCAGGCCCTGAGCGGCCAGATCTTCATGGGCATGGTGTCCTCCCAGTACCAGGCCCGCCTGGACATTGTGCGCCTCATCGACGGGCTGGTCAATGCCTGCATCCGCTTCGTCTACTTCTCGTTGGAGGATGAGCTCAAAAGCAAG GTGTTTGCGGAGAAGATGGGCCTGGAGACGGGCTGGAATTGCCACATCTCCCTCACGCCCAATGGTGACATGCCCGGCTCCGAGATCcccccctccagccccagccacGCTGGCTCCCTGCATGATGACCTGAACCAGG CGTCCCGAGACGACGCGGAAGGACTCCTTCTAATGGAGGAGGAGGGTCACTCGGACCTCATTAGCTTCCAGCCCACGGACAGCGACCTCCCCAGCTTCCTGGAAGACTGCAATCGG GCCAAGCTGCCCCGGGGCATCCACCAGGTGCGGCCCCACCTGCAGAACATCGACAACGTGCCCCTGCTGGTGCCCCTGTTCACCGACTGCACCCCCGAGA CCATGTGTGAGATGATCAAGATCATGCAGGAGTACGGGGAGGTGACCTGCTGCCTGGGCAGCTCCGCCAACCTGCGGAACAGCTGCCTCTTCCTCCAGAGCGATGTCAG CATCGCCCTGGACCCCCTGTACCCATCCCGCTGCTCCTGGGAGACCTTCGGCTACGCCACCAGCACCAGCATGGCCCAGGCTTCGGATGGCCTTTCCCCTCTGCAGCTCTCAGGGCAGCTCAACAGCCTGCCCTGCTCGCTGACCTTCCGCCAGGAGGAAACCATCAGCATCATCCGGCTCATCGAGCAG GCCCGGCACGCCACCTACGGCATCCGCAAGTGCTTCCTCTTCCTGCTGCAGTGCCAGCTGACGCTTGTGGTCATCCAG TTCCTCTCTTGCCTCGTCCAGCTGCCGCCAATCCTGAGCACCACCGACATCCTGTGGCTGTCCTGTTTTTGCTACCCTCTGCTCAG CATCTCTCTGCTGGGAAAGCCCCCACATAGCTCCATCATGTCTATGGCAACGGGGAAGAACCTTCAGTCCATTCCTAAGAAG ACCCAGCACTACTTCCTGCTGTGCTTCTTGCTGAAGTTCAGCCTCACCATCAGCTCGTGCCTCATCTGCTTTGCCTTCACACTGCAGAGCTTTTGCGACAGGTCTCGGGCCCGCAACCTCACCAACTGCTCCTCCATCATGCTGCCCAG CCACGCCGACGCAGCCCCAGCCTGGTTTCGTGACTTCGCCAACGGGCTGCTGTCGGCTCAGAAACTCGCCGCTGCCCTGATTGTCCTACACACTG TCTTCATCTCCATCACCCACGTGCACCGCACCAAGCCCCTGTGGAGGAAGAGCCCCCTGACGAACCTGTGGTGGGCCGTGACCGTGCCCGTGGT GCTGCTGGGGCAGGTGGCCCAGACGGCAGTGGACCTGCAGCTGTGGACACACAGGGACAGCCGTGTCCACTTCGGCCTGGAGGACGTGCCTCTGCTGACGTGGCTCCTGGGCTGCCTGTCCCTGGTCCTCGTGGTGGTCACCAATGAGGTCGTGAAGCTGCACGAGATCCG GGTCCGCGTCCGCTACCAGAAGCGACAGAAGCTGCAGTTTGAAACTAAGCTGGGCATGAACTCTCCCTTCTGA